From a region of the Butyrivibrio sp. AE3004 genome:
- the rplJ gene encoding 50S ribosomal protein L10, which yields MAKVELKQPVVKEISEKIQNAQALVLVDHRGLTVAEDTELRRKLRAENVSYKVYKNTMMNFAFKGTDYEQLADLLNGPSALAISEEDPAAPARVLYDFAKKAKALEIKGGVIEGKLYDAEALKEIATILPKDQLLSKLLGSMQSPIANFARVIKQIAEKKEEGGEAATAEAAPAAETAEAPAEEAAATTAE from the coding sequence ATGGCAAAGGTTGAATTAAAACAGCCCGTAGTAAAAGAGATTTCTGAGAAAATTCAGAACGCTCAGGCACTCGTACTTGTAGATCACCGTGGTTTAACTGTTGCTGAGGACACAGAGCTTCGTAGAAAGCTTCGTGCTGAGAACGTCAGCTACAAGGTTTACAAAAATACGATGATGAACTTCGCATTCAAGGGTACAGATTACGAGCAGCTCGCTGATCTCCTTAACGGACCTAGCGCACTCGCTATTTCCGAGGAAGATCCTGCAGCTCCTGCACGTGTACTGTACGATTTCGCAAAGAAGGCAAAGGCACTTGAGATCAAAGGTGGTGTGATCGAGGGCAAACTGTATGATGCAGAGGCTCTTAAAGAAATCGCAACTATCCTTCCCAAGGATCAGCTGCTTTCCAAGTTGCTTGGTTCTATGCAGTCACCTATCGCAAACTTCGCTCGTGTTATCAAGCAGATCGCAGAGAAGAAGGAAGAAGGCGGCGAGGCAGCTACCGCAGAGGCAGCTCCTGCAGCAGAAACAGCTGAAGCTCCTGCTGAAGAAGCAGCAGCAACAACAGCTGAGTAA
- the rplL gene encoding 50S ribosomal protein L7/L12: MAKLSTAEIIDAIKELSVLELNDLVKACEEEFGVSAAAGVVVAAAGGAAAGAEEEKTEFNVELTEVGPNKVKVIKVVREITGLGLKEAKDLVDNAPKMIKEGASKEEADDIKAKVEAEGAKVTLK; the protein is encoded by the coding sequence ATGGCAAAGTTATCAACAGCAGAGATTATCGATGCAATCAAAGAGTTATCCGTTCTTGAGCTGAACGATCTTGTAAAGGCTTGCGAGGAGGAGTTCGGCGTATCAGCAGCAGCTGGCGTTGTTGTAGCAGCAGCAGGCGGCGCAGCAGCAGGTGCTGAGGAAGAGAAGACTGAGTTCAACGTAGAGCTTACAGAAGTTGGTCCTAACAAGGTTAAGGTTATCAAGGTTGTTCGTGAGATCACAGGTCTTGGACTTAAGGAAGCAAAGGATCTCGTAGACAACGCTCCTAAGATGATCAAGGAAGGCGCTTCTAAGGAAGAGGCTGATGACATCAAGGCTAAGGTTGAGGCTGAAGGCGCTAAGGTTACTCTTAAGTAA
- the rpoB gene encoding DNA-directed RNA polymerase subunit beta — MEKNRLHPIGTGKNVRMSFQRQKEVLEMPNLIEVQKNSYQWFLDEGLKEVFDDISPIEDYSGKLSLEFVDFKLCEDEIDKNKNTIEKCKERDATFAAPLKVMVRLNNKESGEIAEHEIFMGDLPLMTATGTFVINGAERVIVSQLVRSPGIYYDITRDKIGKKLIACTVIPNRGAWLEYETDSYDVFYVRVDRTRKVPVTVLIRALGIGSNEEIVDLFGDEPKIQASFSKDPSTDYQSGLLELYKKIRPGEPLSVESAESLINAMFFDARRYDLAKVGRYKFNKKLHFKNRINRQILAEDVIDENTGEMIAAAGTKVNRALATEIQNAGIPYVMIQGEERNIKVLSNMMVDITSFIDCNPEELGINEDVYYPVLRDILTEYADKDPESLADAIKKNVNELIPKHVTKEDILASINYNMHLEYGIGNDDDIDHLGNRRIRCVGELLQNQYRIGLSRLERVVRERMTTHDADEISAQSLINIKPVQAAVKEFFGSSQLSQFMDQNNPLGELTHKRRLSALGPGGLSRDRAGFEVRDVHYTHYGRMCPIETPEGPNIGLINSLASYARVNQYGFVEAPYRKVDRTDPQNPRVTDEVEYLTADEEDNYHVAQANTPLDENGYFKKNNASGRYREETSEYPKTMFEYMDVSPRMVFSVATALIPFLENDDANRALMGSNMQRQAVPLLTTEAPAVGTGMEHKAAVDSGVCVVAKKDGVIDFVDSKLIQMTYDDGEKEEYHLIKFQRSNQSNCYNQRPIVFKGDHVKAGDVIADGPSTYMGELGLGKNPLIGFMTWEGYNYEDAVLLSERLVRDDVFTSIHIEEYEAEARETKLGPEEITRDVPGVGDEALKDLDDRGIIRIGAEVRAGDILVGKVTPKGETELTAEERLLRAIFGEKAREVRDTSLKVPHGEYGIVVDAKVFTRENGDELSPGVNQAVRIYIAQKRKISVGDKMAGRHGNKGVVSRVLPIEDMPYLPNGRPLDIVLNPLGVPSRMNIGQVLEIHLSLAAKALGFNIATPIFDGANEKDIQATLTMANDYVNNSWEEFEEKYKDSVDPEIMKYLYDNRDHRELWKGVPINTDGKVQLRDGRTGIPFDSPTTIGHMHYLKLHHLVDDKIHARSTGPYSLVTQQPLGGKAQFGGQRFGEMEVWALEAYGAAYTLQEILTVKSDDVVGRVKTYEAIIKGDNIPEPGVPESFKVLLKELQSLGLDVRVLREDNTEVEIMESVDYSDSDYRYEIEGEVNRDYDRENLAENGYQTQAFDADGELVTEDEEAAYEEEEFDAADGLDDNF, encoded by the coding sequence ATGGAAAAAAACAGATTGCATCCTATTGGTACTGGTAAGAATGTACGTATGAGTTTCCAGCGCCAGAAGGAAGTCCTGGAGATGCCGAACCTGATCGAAGTTCAGAAGAACTCTTATCAATGGTTCCTTGACGAAGGTCTCAAAGAGGTCTTTGACGATATCTCTCCTATCGAAGATTACAGCGGTAAGCTGAGTCTTGAGTTTGTTGATTTCAAACTTTGTGAAGATGAGATTGACAAGAACAAGAATACAATCGAGAAATGTAAAGAGAGAGACGCTACCTTTGCAGCACCGCTTAAGGTTATGGTTCGCCTTAACAATAAGGAAAGCGGAGAGATTGCAGAGCATGAGATTTTTATGGGCGATCTTCCTCTTATGACAGCAACCGGAACATTTGTTATTAACGGAGCAGAACGTGTTATCGTCAGCCAGTTGGTTCGTTCCCCCGGTATCTATTATGATATAACTCGAGATAAGATTGGTAAGAAACTAATCGCTTGCACTGTTATTCCTAATCGTGGTGCATGGCTTGAGTATGAGACAGATTCCTATGATGTATTTTATGTAAGAGTAGACAGAACCAGAAAGGTTCCTGTTACTGTTCTTATCCGTGCACTTGGAATTGGCTCTAATGAAGAAATTGTTGACCTGTTTGGTGATGAGCCTAAGATCCAGGCAAGCTTTTCAAAGGATCCTTCAACTGATTACCAGAGTGGTCTTCTTGAACTGTATAAAAAGATTCGTCCCGGTGAACCTCTTAGCGTTGAAAGTGCAGAGAGTCTCATTAATGCTATGTTCTTTGACGCTAGAAGATATGATCTTGCTAAGGTAGGACGTTATAAATTTAATAAGAAACTTCATTTTAAGAATAGAATTAATCGCCAGATCCTTGCTGAAGATGTAATCGATGAGAATACAGGCGAAATGATTGCAGCAGCCGGAACAAAGGTTAATCGCGCACTTGCAACTGAAATTCAGAATGCAGGTATTCCTTACGTTATGATTCAGGGTGAAGAGAGAAATATCAAAGTTCTTTCTAACATGATGGTTGATATCACAAGCTTCATTGATTGTAATCCTGAAGAACTCGGAATTAATGAGGATGTTTACTATCCTGTTCTCAGAGATATTCTTACAGAGTATGCTGATAAGGATCCTGAGAGCCTTGCTGACGCAATCAAAAAGAATGTTAACGAACTTATTCCTAAGCATGTGACAAAGGAAGATATTCTTGCTTCCATCAACTATAATATGCACCTTGAGTATGGCATCGGTAATGACGATGATATCGATCACCTCGGAAATCGTCGTATCCGTTGTGTGGGTGAATTGTTACAGAACCAGTACAGAATAGGTCTTTCAAGACTTGAGCGTGTTGTTCGTGAACGTATGACAACTCATGATGCTGATGAGATTTCCGCACAGAGTCTTATCAACATTAAACCTGTACAGGCTGCGGTAAAAGAATTCTTCGGATCTTCACAGCTGTCACAGTTCATGGACCAGAACAACCCTCTTGGTGAGCTTACACATAAGCGTCGTCTGTCAGCGCTCGGTCCCGGTGGTCTTTCAAGAGATAGAGCCGGATTCGAGGTTCGAGACGTACACTATACTCACTATGGACGTATGTGCCCTATTGAGACACCTGAAGGTCCTAACATCGGTCTGATCAACTCACTTGCAAGCTATGCAAGAGTTAATCAGTATGGTTTCGTGGAAGCTCCTTATCGTAAGGTTGATCGTACAGATCCTCAGAATCCTCGTGTTACGGATGAGGTTGAGTATCTTACAGCAGATGAAGAAGATAATTATCATGTAGCTCAGGCTAATACACCTTTGGATGAGAACGGTTATTTCAAGAAAAATAATGCTTCCGGTCGTTACAGAGAAGAGACTTCTGAGTATCCTAAAACCATGTTCGAGTATATGGACGTATCACCCAGAATGGTATTCTCAGTTGCTACAGCACTTATTCCTTTCCTTGAGAACGACGATGCTAACCGTGCTCTTATGGGATCGAACATGCAGCGTCAGGCAGTCCCGCTTCTGACAACAGAGGCGCCTGCAGTTGGAACAGGCATGGAGCATAAAGCGGCTGTTGACTCAGGTGTTTGTGTTGTTGCCAAGAAGGATGGTGTTATTGACTTTGTCGATAGTAAGCTTATCCAGATGACATATGATGATGGTGAAAAGGAAGAATACCATCTGATTAAATTCCAGAGAAGTAACCAGAGTAACTGTTATAACCAGAGACCTATAGTCTTCAAGGGAGATCACGTAAAGGCCGGAGACGTTATTGCAGATGGTCCTTCAACTTATATGGGTGAACTTGGTCTTGGTAAGAACCCTCTTATCGGATTCATGACTTGGGAAGGTTATAACTACGAGGATGCTGTTCTTCTTAGTGAGAGACTTGTTCGCGATGATGTATTTACATCAATTCACATAGAAGAGTATGAGGCAGAAGCACGTGAAACAAAGCTTGGACCCGAAGAAATCACAAGAGATGTTCCCGGTGTAGGTGATGAAGCACTTAAGGATCTTGATGATCGCGGAATTATTCGCATCGGTGCAGAGGTTCGTGCAGGTGATATCCTTGTTGGTAAGGTTACTCCTAAGGGTGAAACTGAACTTACTGCAGAAGAGAGACTTCTTCGTGCTATTTTCGGTGAAAAGGCACGTGAGGTTCGTGATACATCACTTAAGGTTCCTCACGGTGAATATGGTATCGTTGTTGATGCTAAGGTATTCACAAGAGAAAACGGAGACGAACTTAGTCCTGGTGTAAATCAGGCAGTGCGTATCTATATTGCACAAAAGAGAAAAATCTCAGTCGGAGATAAGATGGCCGGCCGTCATGGTAACAAGGGTGTCGTTTCCCGTGTCCTTCCTATAGAAGATATGCCTTATCTTCCTAACGGACGTCCGCTTGATATTGTGCTTAATCCTCTTGGTGTGCCTTCTCGTATGAATATCGGACAGGTCCTTGAGATTCACCTTTCTCTTGCTGCTAAGGCTCTTGGATTTAATATTGCAACACCTATTTTCGATGGTGCTAACGAGAAAGATATTCAGGCAACTCTTACTATGGCAAATGATTATGTTAATAATTCATGGGAAGAGTTTGAAGAAAAATATAAAGATAGCGTAGATCCTGAGATCATGAAGTATCTTTATGATAACAGAGATCACAGAGAACTATGGAAGGGTGTACCGATCAATACAGACGGTAAGGTACAGCTTCGCGATGGACGCACAGGTATTCCATTTGACTCACCGACAACAATCGGACACATGCATTACCTTAAGCTCCATCACCTTGTAGATGATAAGATTCATGCTCGTTCAACAGGTCCTTACTCATTGGTTACACAGCAGCCCCTTGGTGGTAAGGCACAATTTGGTGGACAGCGTTTTGGAGAAATGGAAGTTTGGGCTCTTGAGGCTTATGGTGCAGCATACACATTGCAGGAGATTCTGACAGTTAAGTCTGATGATGTTGTAGGCCGTGTTAAGACATATGAAGCTATTATCAAGGGCGATAATATTCCTGAACCCGGAGTACCGGAATCATTTAAGGTTCTTTTGAAGGAACTTCAGTCACTTGGCCTTGATGTAAGAGTACTTAGAGAGGACAATACCGAAGTTGAAATCATGGAGTCAGTTGATTACAGTGATTCTGACTACCGCTATGAGATTGAAGGCGAGGTTAATCGTGATTATGATCGTGAAAACCTTGCAGAGAACGGATATCAGACACAGGCGTTTGATGCAGACGGAGAACTTGTGACTGAGGATGAAGAAGCAGCGTATGAGGAAGAAGAATTTGATGCTGCCGATGGTCTTGATGACAACTTTTAA
- the rpoC gene encoding DNA-directed RNA polymerase subunit beta' produces the protein MNKAINEASSGRTSSAPTYQPMTFDAIKIGLASPEKIREWSHGEVLKPETINYRTLKPERDGLFCEKIFGPTKDWECHCGKYKKIRYRGVICDRCGVEVTKSSVRRERMGHIELAAPVSHIWYFKGIPSRMGLILDLSPRVLEKVLYFASYIVLDPGETNLEYKQVLSEKEYQDARDEWGGRFRAGIGAEAVKELLMSIDLEQEYQELKEGLDTSSGQKKQRIIKRLEVVESFRESGNDPSWMIMDCIPVIPPDLRPMVQLDGGRFATSDLNDLYRRIINRNNRLKRLLDLGAPDIIVRNEKRMLQEAVDALIDNGRRGRPVTGPGNRALKSLSDMLKGKGGRFRQNLLGKRVDYSGRSVIVVGPELKIYQCGLPKEMAIELFKPFVMKELVSRGISQNIKNAKKLVERLDEQVWDVLEDVIKEHPVMLNRAPTLHRLGIQAFEPILVEGKAIKLHPLVCTPFNADFDGDQMAVHLPLSVEAQAESRFLMLAPNNLLKPSDGGPVNVPTQDMVLGIYYLTQEREGAKGEGKFFKSIDEAILAYENDYITLQSKITIRVNRTNENGEEESGLVESTLGRFLFNEFIPQDLGFVDRSVPENKYKLEIDFMVGKKQLKKIVTNMINTHGTFATAEVLDKIKSTGYHYSTRAAMTVSIADMTVPPQKQEMLDKAQAVVDEIATNYRRGLMTDEERYRLVVETWMETDKQLTEVLLKGLDKYNNIHMMADSGARGSDQQIKQLAGMRGLMADTTGRTIELPIKSNFREGLDVLEYFMSAHGARKGLSDTALRTADSGYLTRRMVDVSQELIIRELDCSEGKAVIPGITVKEFKDGKAMIEPLEDRITGRYTCEDIKDKDGNVIVKKNHIITPSRAKRILSDGINSKGEPVTAVKIRTILTCRSHIGICAKCYGANMATGEPVQVGETVGIIAAQSIGEPGTQLTMRTFHTGGVAGGDITQGLPRVEELFEARKPKGLAIISELDGTATIKDTKKKREVIITNNETGESKAYLIPYGSRIKVLDNEQVEAGDELTEGSVNPHDLLKIKGIRAVQDYLLREVQRVYRLQGVDICDKHIEVIVRQMLKKVRIEESGDTNFLPGTLVDVLDFEDDNERLIGEGKKPAEGKQVILGITKAALATNSFLSAASFQETTKVLTDAAIKGKVDPLIGLKENVIIGKLIPAGTGMKRYRNTALNTDANFKDLDKLILKKNLDDDDFIGDFDSEADEVVVADDEE, from the coding sequence ATGAATAAAGCAATTAACGAAGCTTCAAGCGGAAGAACTTCATCAGCACCGACATATCAGCCGATGACTTTTGATGCTATAAAGATCGGTCTTGCTTCTCCTGAGAAGATCAGAGAGTGGTCACACGGAGAAGTATTAAAGCCGGAGACAATCAACTACCGTACACTTAAACCGGAAAGAGATGGTCTCTTCTGTGAAAAGATTTTTGGACCTACCAAGGATTGGGAGTGCCATTGCGGTAAGTACAAGAAGATTCGTTACAGAGGTGTTATCTGCGATCGTTGCGGTGTTGAGGTAACAAAGAGCAGCGTTCGTCGTGAACGTATGGGTCACATCGAACTTGCTGCACCTGTATCACATATCTGGTATTTCAAGGGTATCCCCAGTCGTATGGGTCTTATTCTTGATCTTTCACCCAGAGTGCTTGAAAAGGTATTATATTTTGCTTCATATATTGTGCTTGATCCGGGAGAAACAAACCTGGAGTATAAGCAGGTACTTTCCGAGAAAGAGTACCAGGATGCACGTGATGAGTGGGGCGGAAGATTCCGTGCCGGCATCGGTGCAGAGGCTGTAAAAGAACTCCTTATGAGTATAGACCTTGAACAGGAGTACCAGGAACTTAAAGAAGGTCTTGATACTTCCAGTGGTCAGAAGAAACAGCGTATCATCAAGAGACTTGAAGTTGTTGAATCATTCCGTGAATCAGGTAATGATCCTTCATGGATGATTATGGACTGCATACCGGTTATTCCTCCGGATCTTCGTCCTATGGTTCAGCTTGATGGTGGACGTTTTGCGACATCAGATTTGAATGATTTATATCGTCGTATTATAAACCGTAATAATCGTCTTAAGAGACTTCTTGATCTTGGAGCACCGGATATTATTGTTCGAAACGAGAAACGTATGCTTCAGGAAGCTGTTGATGCACTTATAGATAACGGCAGACGTGGAAGACCTGTAACAGGCCCTGGAAATCGTGCGCTTAAGTCTCTTTCAGACATGCTTAAAGGTAAGGGTGGTCGTTTCCGTCAGAACCTTCTTGGTAAGCGTGTTGACTATTCAGGACGTTCCGTTATTGTCGTAGGCCCTGAACTTAAGATTTATCAGTGTGGACTTCCTAAAGAAATGGCTATTGAGCTGTTCAAGCCATTTGTTATGAAAGAGCTTGTTTCAAGAGGAATTTCTCAGAATATTAAGAATGCCAAGAAGCTTGTTGAGAGACTTGATGAGCAGGTATGGGATGTTCTTGAGGATGTAATTAAAGAACACCCTGTAATGCTTAACCGTGCTCCCACACTTCATAGACTTGGTATTCAGGCATTTGAGCCCATTCTCGTTGAGGGTAAAGCAATTAAACTTCATCCGCTTGTATGTACACCTTTCAATGCTGACTTTGATGGTGACCAGATGGCTGTGCACCTTCCTTTGTCAGTTGAGGCACAGGCAGAGAGCAGATTCCTTATGCTTGCTCCTAATAACTTGCTTAAGCCTTCTGATGGTGGCCCTGTAAACGTACCTACTCAGGATATGGTCCTTGGTATTTATTACCTTACACAAGAACGTGAAGGCGCTAAGGGTGAAGGCAAGTTCTTCAAGAGCATTGATGAAGCAATACTTGCTTATGAAAATGATTACATCACACTTCAGTCAAAAATTACTATCCGTGTAAATCGTACGAACGAAAACGGAGAGGAAGAGTCAGGACTTGTTGAGTCTACTCTCGGAAGATTCCTTTTCAACGAATTTATTCCTCAGGATCTTGGCTTTGTGGATCGTTCTGTACCGGAGAATAAATATAAGCTTGAAATCGACTTCATGGTTGGTAAGAAACAGCTGAAGAAGATTGTTACAAATATGATCAATACTCATGGAACATTTGCGACTGCAGAAGTTCTTGATAAGATCAAATCAACAGGTTATCACTATTCAACAAGAGCTGCTATGACAGTTTCAATTGCTGATATGACAGTTCCTCCGCAGAAACAGGAGATGCTTGATAAAGCACAGGCAGTCGTTGACGAGATTGCCACTAACTACCGTCGCGGTCTTATGACAGATGAAGAGCGTTATCGTCTTGTTGTTGAGACTTGGATGGAGACAGATAAGCAGCTTACAGAAGTGCTTCTTAAGGGCCTTGATAAGTACAACAACATCCACATGATGGCTGATTCCGGTGCTCGTGGTAGTGATCAGCAGATTAAACAGTTGGCTGGTATGCGTGGACTTATGGCTGATACAACAGGACGTACTATCGAACTTCCTATCAAGTCAAACTTCCGTGAAGGTCTTGATGTTTTGGAGTATTTCATGTCAGCACATGGTGCTCGTAAGGGTCTGTCTGATACTGCGCTTCGTACAGCGGATTCAGGTTACTTGACACGTCGAATGGTTGATGTATCACAGGAACTTATTATTCGTGAGCTTGATTGTAGTGAAGGCAAGGCAGTTATCCCCGGAATTACCGTTAAGGAGTTTAAAGACGGTAAGGCTATGATTGAGCCTCTTGAGGATCGTATTACAGGAAGATATACATGTGAGGATATCAAAGACAAGGACGGAAACGTAATTGTTAAGAAGAATCACATTATTACACCCAGCCGAGCAAAGAGAATTCTTAGCGATGGAATCAATAGTAAGGGCGAGCCTGTAACAGCAGTTAAGATTCGTACAATCCTTACTTGCCGTTCACATATCGGTATATGTGCTAAGTGCTATGGTGCAAACATGGCAACCGGTGAACCTGTTCAGGTCGGAGAAACAGTAGGTATTATTGCTGCTCAGTCTATCGGTGAGCCTGGTACACAGCTTACAATGAGAACTTTCCACACAGGTGGTGTTGCCGGTGGAGATATTACACAGGGTCTTCCTCGTGTCGAAGAGCTTTTTGAAGCAAGAAAGCCTAAGGGACTTGCAATTATTTCAGAGCTTGATGGTACAGCAACCATTAAGGATACTAAGAAAAAGCGCGAAGTTATCATTACAAATAATGAGACAGGTGAATCAAAGGCATATCTTATTCCTTACGGTTCCAGAATTAAAGTGCTTGATAACGAACAGGTTGAGGCCGGTGATGAACTGACAGAAGGTAGTGTAAATCCTCATGATCTTCTGAAAATTAAGGGCATCCGTGCCGTTCAGGATTATCTGCTTCGTGAGGTTCAGAGAGTTTATCGTCTGCAGGGTGTTGATATCTGTGATAAGCATATCGAAGTTATTGTTCGTCAGATGCTGAAGAAGGTTCGTATAGAGGAAAGCGGAGATACAAACTTCCTTCCCGGAACACTTGTTGATGTACTTGACTTTGAAGATGATAATGAAAGACTTATCGGAGAAGGCAAAAAGCCTGCTGAAGGTAAACAGGTAATTCTTGGTATTACCAAGGCTGCACTTGCTACAAACTCGTTCCTGTCAGCTGCATCATTCCAGGAAACAACAAAGGTTCTTACTGATGCCGCAATTAAAGGTAAGGTTGATCCGCTTATCGGACTTAAGGAAAATGTTATCATTGGTAAGCTTATTCCCGCAGGAACCGGAATGAAGCGTTACCGCAATACAGCTCTTAATACAGATGCTAACTTTAAGGATCTCGATAAACTGATACTTAAAAAGAATCTGGATGACGATGATTTCATTGGTGATTTTGATTCTGAAGCTGATGAAGTTGTTGTTGCAGATGATGAGGAGTAA
- the rpsL gene encoding 30S ribosomal protein S12, which translates to MPTFNQLVRKGRQTSEKKSTAPALQKGFNSLHKKAIETASPQKRGVCTAVKTATPKKPNSALRKIARVRLSNGIEVTSYIPGEGHNLQEHSVVLIRGGRVKDLPGTRYHIIRGTLDTAGVADRKQARSKYGAKRPKAAK; encoded by the coding sequence ATGCCAACATTTAACCAGTTAGTTCGTAAAGGTCGTCAGACTTCTGAGAAGAAGTCTACAGCTCCTGCGCTTCAGAAAGGATTCAATTCTCTTCATAAGAAGGCAATTGAAACTGCGTCACCGCAGAAGAGAGGCGTATGCACAGCTGTTAAGACAGCTACACCTAAGAAGCCTAACTCAGCTCTTAGAAAGATTGCCAGAGTACGTCTTTCTAACGGTATCGAGGTAACAAGCTATATCCCCGGTGAAGGTCACAACCTTCAGGAGCACAGCGTTGTTCTCATCCGTGGCGGAAGAGTTAAGGACCTGCCTGGTACAAGATATCACATTATCCGTGGAACTCTTGATACAGCAGGTGTTGCAGACCGTAAGCAGGCTCGCTCCAAGTACGGCGCTAAGAGACCTAAGGCTGCAAAGTAA
- the rpsG gene encoding 30S ribosomal protein S7 produces the protein MPRKGHIVKRDVLADPLYDNKVVTKLINTVMLDGKKGVAQKIVYGAFAQVEEKAGKPALEVFEGAMNNIMPALEVKARRIGGATYQVPIEVRPDRRQALALRWLVTFSRNRGEKTMVDRLASEILDAFNNTGASVKRKEDMHKMAEANKAFSHYRF, from the coding sequence GTGCCGCGTAAAGGACATATTGTAAAACGTGACGTATTAGCGGATCCTTTATACGATAACAAGGTTGTAACAAAGCTTATCAACACAGTAATGCTTGATGGTAAGAAGGGTGTTGCACAGAAAATCGTATATGGTGCATTCGCACAGGTAGAGGAGAAGGCTGGTAAGCCTGCTCTTGAAGTATTCGAGGGTGCTATGAACAACATCATGCCCGCTCTCGAGGTAAAGGCTAGACGTATCGGTGGTGCTACATATCAGGTACCGATCGAGGTTCGTCCGGATAGACGTCAGGCCCTTGCACTTCGCTGGCTTGTAACATTTTCTCGTAACAGAGGCGAGAAGACCATGGTTGACAGACTTGCATCTGAGATTCTTGATGCATTCAACAACACTGGTGCATCTGTAAAGAGAAAAGAAGATATGCACAAGATGGCAGAAGCAAACAAGGCATTCTCACACTACAGATTCTAA